The following proteins are co-located in the Periplaneta americana isolate PAMFEO1 chromosome 12, P.americana_PAMFEO1_priV1, whole genome shotgun sequence genome:
- the LOC138709947 gene encoding protein O-mannosyl-transferase Tmtc1-like, producing the protein MRLAGGETASSPGGPRCSRPPRGPCKAPLASRSSRSKSGQSGGGNGRVYSVVGVVALGCYLNGLTGDFVHDDIPAVTQNKDVLGLSPVSQLFRNDFWGTAMSDLGSHKSYRPLTTLTFRSVRELHFSYQYHCDSSFNEMPTT; encoded by the coding sequence ATGAGACTCGCAGGTGGTGAGACGGCATCGTCGCCCGGGGGCCCCCGGTGCTCTCGGCCCCCACGTGGGCCCTGCAAGGCGCCTCTCGCCAGCCGGTCGTCCCGGTCCAAGAGCGGCCAAAGTGGCGGCGGCAACGGCCGAGTGTACAGCGTGGTGGGTGTGGTGGCGCTGGGCTGCTACCTGAACGGCCTGACGGGGGACTTCGTGCACGACGACATCCCGGCCGTGACGCAGAACAAGGACGTGCTGGGTCTCAGCCCCGTCAGCCAGCTGTTCCGCAACGACTTCTGGGGCACGGCCATGAGCGACCTCGGCAGCCACAAGTCCTACCGTCCTCTCACCACGCTCACCTTCAGGTCAGTCCGTGAGCTGCACTTCTCTTACCAGTATCACTGCGACTCATCATTTAATGAGATGCCAACAACTTAA